A stretch of the Salminus brasiliensis chromosome 23, fSalBra1.hap2, whole genome shotgun sequence genome encodes the following:
- the LOC140546216 gene encoding uncharacterized protein → MLNLQESVFSFPASSQSTVEEEEHSCTTEVVDEEPRAAEAPLSCPSDTSFRLQTSGQTSCTSRDDEEGSASVQGEVDDHEDFLAQFTEQVSSEHQRTSDRPEDVGSHTEESPEQQINKAQRLVSPETDSGFSTSDMSRPPTGLSHTPCNPESSSPSDDVNSMSSMSASDNEAFHSNLHTVIPWAGWSKMGESEPDPLPNYAQNMQENYTTQNSPAGLHIAGEAPLCSREGATLHTAQLQEPSQEEHSVNIQRPTASETPTRDKQSPCSCPNNEAISALRYEVSRLKKVLEESLGYLPHLSMRMDHLSNMYTQEKRLRSRTRLRHQHRPPSKGTDSGESDHSERPVSFSPTYIHYHSRPSSSTRLHDLKCSSTAASLESLSQDRSQSKPRNNHRRASVEPSSPGCSVSIGPSSHSSDVSIGPVSYNRRASVGYTRHSSKVSIESTTSGSRTSAGAVSHGYRPPGENVCLKDRYLSPHLLHKPLLQTGYGSCNSLPPSFKVRDQQSDSEVSSRRRTTQSDSAMLPSNVYFQRTSPLPASACRTRGRPWRQKISKCGQEEAINRSLDKALEAALLMKQTTDRMAKTLSTDLAKTRTYRKLHGIHPEQPRLERSPALNVHHTLH, encoded by the exons ATGTTGAACTTACAGGAGTCAGTCTTCAGTTTCCCTGCTAGCAGCCAGAGCACGGTTGAGGAAGAAGAACACTCTTGCACAACTGAAGTTGTCGACGAAGAGCCCAGAGCTGCAGAGGCCCCCCTCAGCTGCCCCAGCGACACCAGCTTCAGGCTACA AACCTCCGGCCAGACGTCCTGCACGAGCCGAGATGATGAGGAGGGCAGTGCAAGTGTGCAAGGTGAGGTAGATGACCATGAGGACTTCCTGGCACAGTTTACTGAACAAGTGTCATCGGAACATCAGAGGACATCTGACAG GCCTGAAGATGTTGGATCCCACACCGAAGAATCTCCAGAACAGCAAATTAACAAAGCCCAG AGGCTTGTGAGTCCGGAGACAGACAGTGGTTTCAGCACTTCTGACATGAGCCGACCGCCTACAGGACTGTCGCACACACCGTGTAACCCTGAGAG ttcttCACCCTCTGATGATGTCAACAGCATGTCTAGCATGAGCGCATCTGATAACGAAGCATTCCACTCTAATCTACACACCGTTATCCCTTGGGCTGGTTGGTCCAAAATGGGCGAGTCTGAACCAGATCCACTCCCTAACTATGCGCAGAACATGCAAGAGAACTACACTACCCAGAATTCACCTGCTGGACTGCACATCGCAGGAGAGGCACCATTGTGCAGTCGAG AGGGTGCCACTCTACATACTGCTCAACTGCAAGAACCCAGCCAAGAGGAGCACTCAGTAAATATACAGAGGCCTACTGCATCTGAGACGCCCACCAGAGACAAGCAGTCTCCCTGTTCCTGTCCCAA CAACGAGGCTATTAGTGCTCTGCGGTATGAGGTGTCTCGTCTGAAGAAGGTGCTGGAGGAGAGTCTGGGTTACCTGCCACACCTAAGTATGCGAATGGACCACCTGAGCAATATGTACACGCAGGAGAAGAGACTAAGGAGCCGTACCCGTCTCCGACACCAACACAGACCACCTTCCAAAG gAACTGACAGTGGAGAATCAGATCACTCTGAAAGACCCGTTTCTTTTAGTCCAACCTACATACATTATCACTCCAGACCTTCCTCCAGCACAAGGCTACATGACCTGAAATGCTCTTCCACAG CAGCCTCATTAGAGAGCCTGTCACAGGACAGGTCTCAGTCTAAACCCAGAAACAACCATCGGAGAGCCAGTGTTGAGCCAAGCAGCCCTGGTTGCAGTGTCAGCATTGGGCCAAGCAGTCATAGCAGTGACGTTAGCATTGGACCAGTCAGTTACAACAGAAGAGCCAGTGTTGGATATACCAGGCACAGCAGCAAAGTTAGCATTGAGTCAACCACCAGTGGCAGCAGAACCAGTGCCGGGGCAGTCAGTCATGGATATAGACCACCTG GAGAGAATGTCTGCTTAAAGGACAGATATTTATCACCTCATCTTCTCCATAAGCCTCTGCTCCAGACCGGCTATGGATCCTGCAACAGTCTTCCACCTAG TTTTAAGGTGCGGGATCAGCAGTCAGATTCTGAAGTGTCCAGCAGGAGGCGCACCACCCAGTCAGATTCAGCAATGTTGCCCAGTAATGTCTACTTTCAGCGGACCTCACCACTCCCAGCCTCAGCCTGCAGAACCAGAGGAAGGCCATGGAGACAAAAAATTAGCAAG TGTGGTCAAGAGGAGGCGATCAACAGGAGTCTGGATAAAGCCCTGGAGGCGGCTCTTTTGATGAAGCAGACCACAGACCGCATGGCTAAAACTCTATCCACAGACCTGGCCAAGACCCGAACCTACAGGAAGTTACACGGGATTCATCCTGAGCAGCCCCGCCTTGAACGTAGCCCCGCCTTGAACGTACATCACACACTTCATTAA